In Lathyrus oleraceus cultivar Zhongwan6 chromosome 2, CAAS_Psat_ZW6_1.0, whole genome shotgun sequence, the DNA window TAGATTTTAACCGACTAATACCACGAACCAAACAAGAGATTTTAGTAGGCTAATCTCCCAACCAAACAAGGGAATTTAACAAGATAATCTATAAACCAAAAGAGAGATTTTAACAAGCTAATCTCCAAATCAAAAGGAGCTTTTAATAGGTTAAGATCAACAACTCAATAAAGATTTTAACCAGATGATCTCAAGAATCAAATAAAGATTTTAACTAGTTAATCACAAGAACCAAACAACAACTTATTTTAATGATATTATACTAGAGACAATACCATATTAAGTAATTTACAATAATCACACAACCCCATAACAATAACCCTCACAAATATTTTTTTGTTTCAAAGCACTAAGGCGAATTTTGTGAGGAATAGAAAAAGACGACGTAGAATAGAGTAGAAAATGATAAATAATAGTTTAAAATTTGAGTTATGGTGTATTTTGGAAATGATAAAAATCCATATGATAATAGGAGAAAAATTGGCTCAAAAAGGAAAAAGATGCATGGGATTTACAATGACTTCAATTAAGTCAAGTTGTTAATCGATCAAGTACTTTAAAAAGACGACAACCCTAATCTCCAAAAAGAAAACATACAACAATTATGTGACTTAATCCTTTTCTGACTCATCGTTGATTTAGCACTTCATATTAAACTTTAGTTTCTAACTTGATGTGGCTTGATAAGCTTCTTTGATATACGCCTTCATCAGGTAATATTGGACAGGAGATCATCAAAGACTTCATCGAACATTGTTTGACATTAGGTGTTGTCATCATTAAATTTGGCTTGACATCTTGATCTCATAAAGAACATCTTGATCTTAATACAACATCTTGATCTTAATACAACATCTTGATCATTGCTTCTTCTTGACAGATGAAAACTTCACATAATGTCATTTGACATACGGTGTTCTCATAATTAAGACCACTAAGGTCATCTGATGGTTGTAGACAATTATACCTACAAATGCGTAGAGTTGATGACCACTCTCGGAGAAGGAAGAGACACAAGGACAATAGATGTGCAATTCCTAGTAGTGATCGAGGTAAAAGAGGAAAACTTTCAACTTATCTCGAATCTTTGGTGATTCAGCCTGTTAAGTTGCTTAGAGTACATCTACTTTTGATGACTTGTTAGTTGTATTCATTTCTTTTCATCTCTAAATTTTATGTTTTGTTAAGTTGACTTTTAATAAGTTATAGCTTTTGCACTCCTTGTGCGAAGATagtttttttattaataatatttttattgattattattatcaagaaaatatttataaattttgTAAATATGTTTAAAAGTAAATATTATTATTGTTCTGAGCCATCCAAAAGTCTAAATAACGAAGATCAAATTTATCTCAAATTCACTCCACTCGATCCAAAGTATAAAGTCAATCCTAAAAAGAAACAAGGTATAGTCTCTTATCTCCACTTTCTATTATACTCAACTTAAACCTTGAACTAGCTTGTATATTTAAGTGCTACCCATGTAGGTCCATCCCGAACTATCATAAAGGAGATAAGCACCGCCAATTCAAGATATCCAATTCACTAACAACATCAATTTCTGGTTTCTGAACGTAACAATGGTGCCGTATGTGGAAATTGACTTATGATTCCGACGATTTCCATAATTTCAAATTCAATCTTCGATTGACCACTTCTTAACCTCCTCAGGTCACTGAATCAACAACGTTCATAATCAAACACAAAGATTCATCACATTAGATCCACTCAATAATTGTTTCAACTACGATTCATCGGATTTGCAGATCTCTAATTCCTCGAGAACTCCACGTAGTAGGAGAATAAAGGATCCTAGACCCAAATATAGATTCACACTAAGCTCACTAGAAAGTGAAGTCAATTATCTTGGATATCATATCAAAGATTCATGATCCATCTTCCGATCTAACATCGCCTATATCTTTCATCGCCAACGTGATACTTGTCTTGGTGACGTCAAAGATATGAAGAGTTAACAATTAATGATCGATATAGGTATAGTACTATAGAGCCTCTTATAGGTACTAAATAATCTCTAACTGCTAAATTGGATCTCCTCCAGCTAGATCCAGGCGGTGTCGGTGGAAAATGCTGAATTCGCTACATCATTTCCTTATCGCTTAAGTTAATTATTACTAGGAGACAAGCTGATTCTATTAACGACCTTCTAGTAAACTACCTCTTCCATATGACCCTGGGGCGGTGCATCAAGAGTTAGAGTCGATCAAAGAACAAGAGAGATGAACAACTACAACTTTAGGTTGCCCGGTAAGTGCAACAGTTTCCGCCAAGGCTAGAGTCCAGGCGGGATAGCTCAGAAACAATCTTTGAACTGTGGTAGAAAGGAAACCAAGTATCCTACAAATTCACCTTTGGTCGGAAGTTATCTTCGGTCCTTAGAAAGATTACTAGATAAAAATAGAAGGCTAAGGTTCTTTCGTAAAGGTTGGGGATGGGCCTCTCAAGGGACTTCACCTTTGTTCGACCATACTCTTGGCCCCCGGGGAATCTGACCGTAAGCACAAGGGCGAGGTAAAGCGGTGTTATAGTTAAAGGTTTATTTATTTAGTCATTTTGTTGTTTCACTATAACAAATTTATTTCATTATGATTGAAAATACTTGTTTTCTATTTTTCTCTGATTGCACTCTTTTCTGTCTATCTCTCTTTAGGACCCTAAAGGTGAGGAGCTAAAGATTACACACCAATCTCCATGTATGATACATAATACATGAATTAATGCCTATTTGATATGGCTTAAATGAATTTCTTGCACTTATGTGTGTGTGATACATAATACATGCATTTATGCGTTTCTGATACAACTTAATAGCATTTCTCACACTTATATGTGTCCGATACAAAATACAGGCATTTTTGTGTATCTGATACAACTTAAGCGCATTTTTCGCACTTTTGTGTGTATGATAAAGAATACACGTGTTTCAGCTTATCTGATACGACTTAAACGCACTTCTCGCATGTCTGTATGTCTGATACATAATAAACGCACTTCTGCATATCTGATACGACTTAAACTTGTTTCTCGCACTTTTGTGTGTCCGATATATAATACACACATTGTTGTGTATCTGATATGGCTTAAACTTATTTCTCTCACTTTTGCGTGTGCGATACAGAATACACACATTTATGCGTGTCTAATACGGTTTAAATTCATTTCTCGCATGATTCTGTACCCGATACAGATTACGCGCATTTTTGTGTATCTAGTACAACTTAAACACATTTCTACGTAGATATTCCACCCTCTTCAGAGCTAGCCAACCTAAGGGCGTAGGCGCTGGAGTTTGGAGACGTCCACCTCACTTCGAGCCAGGCCTCAGGCGTAGAGATGGGTATCCTACCCTTGGTCGGTGAATGATACTTTTTGATGCAGTGTGCAGTACAAAGAGACAAACGCGTCTCATTGGTCTTGCCGATCAGGATCCTCTATGTAAGAAACACAAGAAATACAATTAATACAATGAACAAATCAATACGCTACTATAAAAAACGCTAAATACAACGAATAAATATAGCCACAAAAAATGGTAGCCAACGTCATTCAATGCGCCATGCACTAAATCACGAAGACCATTGTTAGGAATGTGTGAAGAGAACATCAAATACTTCATCGTAGCAAGACACCTCTTTCCCTCCTAAAAGGAAAGAAATCAAGGTTCCCACACACTAAGCAGCCAACCCTTCGTAGATGCCAAGGCGTAGAGTTGCAACTCACCGGTGAACACTAGAAAAGCTTGGTGGCCTAATAACCTTGCTTTGCATGGATGCTAAGTGAACCTTGGTGTTACACTAACTTACTAGCAACAAAGTTGCAACATACTAACAATAATAAAATGTTGACAAGTACAAAACTCAAAGCTAAATAATGTATAAATCATTGAGATAAAAATGCTTGTATAAATATTAAATTGTTACATCCAAGACACGATGGCCAGGAAAATATTACAGGAACAAAGACAATACAAAGCAAAATAAATGGTAAAGCTAAAGTATCCAGGGCTAAGGTATCGGGACCACCATCTTAAACCCCATCGGGAGCATTCTGGAAGGGGTTCAAGTCTTCAACACGAATCTCGATAGAAAAGCATAACCTCTTCTCATGTTCCACAAATCGATCGCGGACCCCGAGCAGAAGTTGCATAGTTCGTTAGAAGGAATCTTGGAGTGTTGCCTTCATACTGGTAAACTCGTCTTCAAGAGTCATCATAGCCTTGACATGACCTCGACTTCTCAACGAAGAATTTTCTGATTCTCCTCCAACTAACAAGTATTGTCGGTAGCAGCCTCAGAGGCTATTGAAGATGCTCCCCCTCCACCGTAAGAGCATCCTCCAAATTAGTTATTCAGGCATCCAGAGTAGAAGGGGAGTTTCATGAATTCACCTCCTCTCGGAGAGAATCAGCAAGCTCGACCTTCTTCCGTAGTTCATCTTGATCCTTCTGAAGGGTAGAACACTTATGCTCCATAACTTCATATTTCTCCTTCCAAGTGTCCCTTTCCTTAGAGGGGTTTCTAGGAGTAAGAACATATCCTTTTCCAGTAGTGACGAGGGAGAATAGAAAGGCATCCTAGTATATGTTGTGGGTGACCTTAGAAAAAAGCTTCATCTTCTCCCTCCCAAATAAATTCTGGATGAAGAACATGTTTGACACCGACATGGTAGCAACAACCTCCTCATGACTACGAGCAAACCCAGTTGAAAAAATGTCGGACATCCATACAAAAAAGAGTTATCTCCCCTAAAACATCTACCCCAAAAAAATGAGACTGCTTAGGAGAGCCTTCTTCTGGAGGGAGGATTAATCTTCATCCTGACCATTCTTTGATGGAATTGGGGATGGAGGCGCCTCCTCTTGAGTCAAACTGGCCGCAACATCCACAAGTTGATCGACCTCAGGCACAAAAGTAAAAGTCTGGGCAACCTAGATGGGAACAGGGGTCGGAGCAGGAACAATGTTCGTTGCAGAGGGAACTACAGTCTTGATGCCTTGGGCATTAGAAAAATCATAGATAATCTTCAGAGTGTTCATCTTATCAGTAAAATGTCACCACACATGTTAAAAAAGACACTAAGACTCCATCCTCACAAAAATTCTCTTTCCTTTCTCCCTGACTGAATACGCTCACAATGGCGTAAGTGTCAATTCACCTTTTTCTCACATCTGTAGGGGGCACCTCACAGGGGTCAAACCCTTCCTATGGACCAAGCCTAGTGCGCTAGGAATGGACGTCCCGATTGAGATGAGAAGAATACCAATACTTTAGAAACGAACTCCTATAGAAGCGAGAAAACTTGAAAGGGATTAGAAAAAAGTGAGACGAGCCTTTAACGTAAGGGCCCTCATATGCAAAAAGCGCCCTAGAAAATCACCCTAGTTATGGGTGAAGGGGGCGAACCAAGGATTGTCCGGATGGAAACTAAGGAGCCATTGGTTACATAAGTTATTTTGAGAGGAGCGCTTTAGGTGGAACAAATTAAGGAACAATCCAAGGGAAGGTTTCCAAGATTTATGCTCGAAACATTGCTGGAACACCCTCATGAGACCCAGGACCTCGGATGAAGGTGGGATGGAGAAACTTTTAAGTGTTTCAGGACTACCACTTTGAATTCCGAGAAAGGTAGCTGCAGTCTTATCCTTGTGAATAGGCACTCATATAGTGGGATCACACAATCGTTAAAGGAACTGCATATCCTTTTCTCCAGGTCCACCAGAAGAGTCGTCCATTCCAAAGGGTCGCCCACCACGATACTTGCAACCTCTATTGCCGCCCCAATACTCATAACGGGTGGAGTACCCTTACTTATGCATCTATTCATCAGTGCTTCATTGCGTCTGGCCGATCTCGAAGATCCAAGTATGCATTCACTTCAACATCGTTGGGTTCACAGTTATTGGTCCTCTGGCAAAGTTGGATAAAACTTTTAGCACGTTCTTTCCTCTTATAGTTGGATTGTATTTCCCTCTTGGTTAAGATGGGTGGGGGCATATGGATCTCGACAAGATTCACCTCATCACCGATATTTGATAAAAAGGTTTCTAATGAGTTGGATGAAGAAGCTCATTCTTATAGGGAATCACCAGATACTTTGCTCAGTCAGAATCGTCAGATAAAGGTATGCCTTCCAATTCCAAGTATTCATAATCAAGAGGAGGGAGATGAGAATAATTGGATGTCCCCATTTTCGAGACAAAATAAGTTTCACTATCAGAATCGCTCGCTAAGTTAACTATATTATCACACATCCTGACtagaaaatatgaaatgttgaaGAAAAAACTTGAGTTCAAGGATGTATCTGAAGTGTGAGACTGATGAGGCATAATGAATGAAGAAAGCAGGATTTTGATTAAAGAACTACAATCATTATGATTAATGCTCTCATGAGAGAAGAAGTGATTGTGTTTACTAAGATAGTGAATATGATTGAACTCGAATGACAAGGATTGCGAAAAGTTTCCAAAATGCTCAAATCGTCCTATTTATATGAGAGAACGGTTGGACGACCCATATCAATCAAAGAAATGAATTACGAAATCAACGGCTAGATTCATCTTTGGGGATACATGCAAACTCGAGTGCACTATGAACTGCGTCATGCCCTAACTTGTCACATCAACACATGTGTTGGAAGAAGGCGACGAAACATTTCAATTACGAAAACGCATTTAATGCGCTTGCCTTCTACTATTTTTTCAACTGACTCCAAAAGTTTCAGGTCTAGCTCACCTTGGAGGCCGACCAAAATAACTAAAGGCTTCCCCAGCTCACTCAGTGTTCGCCAAAGCCTTAGGGGCAACTTTTCTAGGTCAACCAAATATCCAAATAGCCAAGACCCATTTCATCTCAAATCCACACCACTCGACCTAAAGTATAAAGTCTATCCTCACAAGAAATAAGATACACTTTATGATCTCCATTTTCCAATACACTCATCTTAAACATTGAACTGACTTGAGCGTTAAAGTGTTAATCATGCAAATCCACCCCACGCCGAAATAAATGAAATCAACACCATCGTTTAAAGATATCCAATTCACCAACCGCgtccatatttagttcctaaacaaaacaattataatttttaaattagTAAAAAAATGTTAGCGAATATTTTAAGTATTTAAACACCCAATGTTTCTTTAAAAATTGTAGTATATTTTAAAAATAGTTACTAAAAATTTCTTAACAAAGATCTTTAAACATTCGTTAACATAATCTTCTCAAAATGAAAAAATATCATATCTCTCCCAAATCTTAAATATTACTCAACATAGTATTTTTTTTTCCGTGACTAATAAGGCTCAACAAATTCGGTTTCATTTTAAGATTCTCTCCATCAAAACAAAAAGATTCTTAATcataaattttgtttttttaattttattttcataatTCTAATTTTTTAGAACTAAGTAGGTTTTGTCAAAATCAATAAACTATTTTTATCACAAATATTTACTCTAATTATTTTCCATCATAATTATCTCCCTCTTTTGATTGATTCTCTGTATCACTTATTCTGCAAAAAATTTCGCTAAAAATTCGTTTCCTTTTGATTTTCTCATTCACCTTGTTACTATTAATTAGGATTAGGGTTCACTCTTTCTTTAACTCTAACATCAAATCCCTAAAAATTAGGATTAGGTTTCACTCTTTCTCTAACTCTCACATaaaaaatcacaatttttttcttcattttcttcaattttctgTGAAATGGGTAGTGTGAATTACTACAGAATACTGAAGGTGAACCCTGATGCAAGCTATGAGCGGATAAAGAAATCTTTTAAGAATTTATCAAGGAAATGTCACCCTGATAAGATTAATCAAGAGCCTTTGAGGAAAAACGAGTTTGATGCATCGTTTAAGAGAATTTCTGAGGCTTTTGATGTTCTTAGTGATCCTAATAAGCGTAGGATCTATGATCTGTATGGGAAATATCCAGTGGATTTTGAAAATGGTGATGGGAATAATAATATGGAAGTTGATGATGAAGGTGTTGGAGTTGTTGAAAGTGACTTGTTATGCACGCTTGAGGATCTTTATTGTGGTTGCAGAAAGAAGGTCAATCTTGTTAGAACTGTTCCTGATGAATTTGGGTAATCCACTTTTCTCCTTAATTTTTGTTACTAGAGTTTTAATTAGTCATTGCTTTTCGTGATTTCCGACGGTACAAAATTTGTTCTTTAACCTAAAAATTGTGAATAAAGGGGATACTGATACCGTTTTGTTGCTACTTTTCGTGATTTCTGACGGTACAAAATTTGTTATTTAACCTAAAAATTGTGAATAGCGGTGATACTAATACCGTTTTGTTGCTGCTTTTCGTGATTTCGGACCGTACAAAATTTGTTCTTTAACCTAAAAATTGTGAATAACGGTGATACTGGTACTGTTTTGTTGCAGCCGTTTTCGCGGTTACGGACTGTTTTTAAAAACTTGGATCACAGTATTTGTTATTGGAGAGAATTGCTGTTAAATGAGGTTGTTGCGGCCTCAATTGTGGTTGTGTGTTTAACAATGaactttttttttatatattgGTTTTGACAGGGAGTTGAAGCGGGAAGAAGACATCTTGAAGATAACCATTAAACCTGGTTGGAAAAAGGGCACAAAAATCACTTTTCCCGGGAGAGGAAACCAACTACGCGGCTCTCCTCCGCTTGATCTGATTTTTGTGGTGAAAGAGAAACCGCATGCTATATTCCAGAGGGATAGACATGATTTGGTAATGACACAAAAGATATCATTTCTTGAAGCTCTCGTCGGTTCGACTCTCAACATAACAACCTTGGATCGAAGAAATATCACAGTCGAAGTTACTGATATTGTGACACCGGGCTACGAAAAGGTCGTCCCGGATGAAGGTATGCCACTTGCAAAGGACTCGAGCAAGAGAGGAAATCTTAGAATCAAGTTTGATGTTGAGTTTCCATCGAATTTGACCTCACAACAGAAACATAGTGTAAGTAGGATTTTGAGTGAAGCTGTTTATAACTAAACCAATAACACTTTAACTCTTAGTCTAGCATTATCACATAGTGGCTTTAGCAGCATTATAGCACAGTAGGATAGTAGAATCTGAACAAATTATTGTTTTAAGGTTGTTTTTTAGTTCAAAGTGTTGAAATAATAGTGCCTTAGCATCGCTATAGCACTGCTGCGTAGCTGAATTTGAATAAACTGTTTTCCTGATATGCGATTTACAGCACTGCATTAACCCTCTTTTACATGAATTGTAAATACTTATTAAGCAATTTGATATGAAATTTGTAAATAACATATATTAGAGATAATGTATATAATCTTTTATTCTTTTCTGCACAATGATATGTACCTACTGTCAAACAGAACATAACAGAACAATGTTAGTTTGGCCAATAGAATACTGCAAGCTGTTGAATATGGCTCTAATGAACTATCAACATACACAACATTAAACAAGTTGGAACTCATGTTTGGTATATGTACGAGGTTTGTTAATTTATTGGGATGATGGTTGGAATATATATCGAAACTAGATAGATCTTCTGCACTTTCACTTGATGGTATTATATCAACTGCAATCTCTCTCCACATATCTCAAGTGTTTATGATTTAAACATTCAAATTTTTCAATATGCATTATTCTACCATAGACTTTAATAAATTTTATACAAGATATCAATAGGTAATGACACACTTTTAAAGCTCTTTATAAGTTATGATGAGGCTATAGTTTAGGTagaatatttttttaaaattaggCTAAATATTGGAGTTAATTAGATTAGTCTCATAGAAGAAGTTTGCAACTACAGTCTACAAGCATTTTACAACATGGGAGAGGAAGGTTGGAATGTCGTTCAAAAGCGGACCATGAGAAGAATAAGAGAAACAAGATGGGATAATGTTGGTGGATCTGGTGGAGTTCACCAAGAGGGGAACATGTTTGTTTCTTCTTTTTTCTACACGACATTTCCAGAGAACGTAGGTGCTAAGGAAATGTACATGGAGCTTAAAATTTATGGTGATATAGATGAGGTGGTAATTCCTAACAAAAGAGACGTAAGAGGTATGGATTCGTTAGATTCTTCAACGTGATGAGTGAAAGGATGCTAGCCATGAAGTTGGATAATATATACATGGGAAAGAGTTTTCAAAGAAAGCAAGATATAGGTGATCGTAGGGAGCAAAATGCGGGCAAGGAAGCTCCTTGCGAAACTGCAAATAATATCAAATATCATAAAGCCGACTCTAAATATCTCCCGACTCGAACACATGGGGGGTTATCCACTCAACAGACAAGGATTCACAGGAAACAACCGATCATATGTCAATATTGTTAAGAACAATGCTAGGTTTATACATTATGAAGAGAAGAACAAACTAGTGTTTGCTCACTTAGAATTCAACATAGACGACATTGGGTTGGAGAGATTCAAAAAGGCATATGTGGGGGTGGTAGAGAATGATGGGTTGTCGTATAGCATCTCAGAGATCTTCAATACATAAGGATATTTATCTATTCATGTAACTCCTTTGGGGAAATCTTTGCTTATTAGAGGAAAGGGAGGAAGGCGAACTCGCAGCGCTGTTGTAAGAAGGTTGTGATTGGTTTTATCAATTGTTTAAAGAAATTAGGAAATGGCAACCATATGATGTAGATAGGGAGAGGATGACGTGGGTCCGTTGTTATGGTGTTCCTTTCCATGCTTGGTCTCTAAGCTTCTTTGAGCTTATTATGGCTCCTTTGGGAAAGTACACGTGCTCAGATGACAACACGAAGAAAAAACTAACATAGATGTAGCACGTTTCATGgtcaggacaaaacatattttGGTTTTGAACGAAACTTTCAATGTGAAGATTAATGATGATGTATTCCGAATAAAAGTTGTTGAAGATTCTCAAGGTCCCTTGCGAGTTTGTTTACCATGGAACCATGAAGGCCTTGCCTCCTCATCGGATTCTAGGTCAAAAACTTCATCGGAGGAGGGGGAAGTTGACTTCGATTCTTTAGCGagtgaagaagatgaagttccCATGACACTTGTGTGAATTGGACAAAATTTGCTCAATGATGCAAATATCTAGGAAAATAGGCAACTAGCTACAAGGGATGAGACTGGTTTGGAAAAGGGGGAGCAGAAAAGAGACTTTGGGTTTAGAGATTGTGGAGACTCGAGTTATGGAGATTAGATCCACTCAGAAGGTCACGTATGAAGCAAAGTCAAATTTGTCCAAAAATAAGAAATAGACAGGTGGCACTTCTAGTCCTTGTTCTCTAAACAAGTGTGTCATACCCCgaaaattcaccctaccccgatacaactttcatttgatccatgaccctactgcacatgcatgctttcattatttcattgtcataatttcattgaactttcataaccaaatacatattaCACGGACTCAAGGCATGATGTTTACACCGGGAAAAAACTGGGGTTATCCGGTtaaatttctggaaaaaaattttttgactgggtaatcgattaccctaatcatggtaaaTGATTAACCAgaccaaaaattgattttttggccattttggacCGTGTAATCGATTATCCTAATCATGGTAATTGATTACACAgaccaaaaattgattttttggccattttggactgtgtaatcgattaccctaatcatggtaatcgattacacctgcgcagacAGCAGTAGTAGCTTTGTTTTTTACACAGAGGACTTTTTGgttcacccacttcaacccctttgcttcctCTATAAATAAAGCCATATccccactcatttttcaagcttgaaagccacaaaacctTTGCCCAAATCACCTTCAAGCTCTCTCTTTTCAACCcaaaccctaactcacccaaaccctcttttcttctttgaaccacccaaccaccatgtaaaaaatCCACCATCTccatacaacaacaacaatagcaaACTTGTAACTTTCACTTACATAACCattcaccaccaccatataaacaTACAACTTCCTTCTCTTCCATTTTCCTACCACAACAACCATAGCCACCCTCTTCCAAACTTTTTGCTTCATTttcaaacccaaacacaacaacaacctagttttgacaccacaatattggtaatattttggactcaaactccttgacatttttggttttttttgtgtgtttgaaaatgagtttttactcttgggttgtgttttgaaagatatttgagtcaactttgagacaagtggtttttgttgggtttacacccttttggggattttttgctcttactacttttcatccaccattttcaatcaaaccttgtttcttgttatcatttaatatttattgttgacttgttttcacatttgtttggttgatgagatctattagatcatggccatggttgtttagagttgataaaaccttcaatgtttcaaacctattaatgatcgatcaatagatccttcatgatactttgcggcattgatagattgcctctatttcaaccatgtttggatcatttgatacatagatgaaaccattttctttacattaacttgttattctatttgcttattgttattctactaaccactaactattaactactaactcctaacatttacattattgcactttacttccttgcaatttattttattgttcactttatttcaagtactttatgtttatgtttatggacttagggttgcataactttctttgttacaaatctattgttagttgatttttcaatcatcttcaatactttgcatcaatgataagctatcccttaatgtgtcatattttgatTCTTTTTTACCTATGAAAAATAGTCCTCAAGATGTTCATtttgtacatattactaaccactaattatacttcactaactttctttttatcattaacctttgttattttgattttgttaccattaacttgtggtttattttatgtcatttacattcactaaccattattattgtgatattgtcatttTTCATCTTGggatttacttttatgtcattaccttgtaattaacattcaagtactcattatcatcatcattgtacaaactcatcatgcatgtttatttacttgttatttattttattgtcatcatacattaaaaacaacaaaaacatgataaaatggtaagaccaaaaatattcactccactcttaatcaacttggacttagaggatttcatcttaggacctttgcttggaggccttcctttactctttgtgatactttgtaaacacttggattttcatctgtaacttacatgcatgttgtaagaatggcatcatggcaccaccttagggggacatgtttgtaagaccattatcctttgtttagcttaggtcacttttgcacacaaaaggctttctcttgggctaccttacaatgagactctttaatttcttgtcggttactttgcattcatgttgcataagccaaatttcatattcaaataaaccaaacccttgattcaacgtcaagtgacctttttataatcaaattcaaaacacttaataattacgattattattgtgcgccacggGCCTCAAGTGatggagaatgagtaagaatggagcattcctacccttactctgattattttggacgcaagacgcttgacttgttgtctagaataatcacctccgcccatagactttagtacaatataatcacaaacactcctttcataaaacccttattcaaggtaaaaataatacaacacatcaaactcatttttatgccttag includes these proteins:
- the LOC127119596 gene encoding uncharacterized protein LOC127119596, coding for MGSVNYYRILKVNPDASYERIKKSFKNLSRKCHPDKINQEPLRKNEFDASFKRISEAFDVLSDPNKRRIYDLYGKYPVDFENGDGNNNMEVDDEGVGVVESDLLCTLEDLYCGCRKKVNLVRTVPDEFGELKREEDILKITIKPGWKKGTKITFPGRGNQLRGSPPLDLIFVVKEKPHAIFQRDRHDLVMTQKISFLEALVGSTLNITTLDRRNITVEVTDIVTPGYEKVVPDEGMPLAKDSSKRGNLRIKFDVEFPSNLTSQQKHSVSRILSEAVYN